Sequence from the [Clostridium] scindens genome:
ATATCGGTTCGGCAAAGATACGGCCGGAAGAGATGCAGGGCGTGCCTCATCATCTGATCGATGTGCTGGAGCCGTCGGAAGAATTCCATGTCGTGCGCTTTCAGCAAATGGCGAAGGCCGCGATGGAGGAGATCTATTCCAGAGGACATATTCCAATGATCGTAGGCGGTACCGGATTCTATATTCAGGCAGTACTGTACGATATTGACTTTACAGAGAATGACGGCGATGACGCATACCGCCAGGAACTTGCGGACTATGCGGATGCAAATGGCCCATTAAGCCTTCATGAGCGCCTTAGGCAAGTCGATCCGAAAGCAGCGGATGCGATTCACCCCAATAACACCAAGAGGGTCATCCGGGCGCTGGAATTCTGCCATCAGACGGGACAGAAGATATCCGAGCACAATGAGAAGGAGCGGGAGAAAGAATCGCCCTATAATTTTGTTTATTTTGTCCTGAATGACGAGCGTCAGAAGTTATATGAGCGTATTGACAGGCGAGTAGATCTTATGATACAGGAAGGCCTGGTAGAAGAAGTGTCCCGGCTAAAGAAGATGGGGTATACCAGGGATATGGTTTCCATGCAGGGGCTGGGATATAAGGAGATCCTCGCCTGCCTGGACGGGGAATGCACGCTTGAGGAAGCCATCTATACGATTAAGCGTGATACCAGACATTTTGCCAAAAGACAGATCACCTGGTTTAAGAGGGAGAGACAGGTAATCTGGATTGAGAAAGAAGCATACGGCTATGATGAAGAAAAGATACTGCACACAATGATAAAACATATGGAGGGAGTACTATGTTTAGAAGATTATTCGGGGGTTCCAAATTTTTAAAAAAGATGAATACATTGATGGAATTGTATTCATGCAGTCATAACGCGCCATCTACCTACCAGCAGCTGCTGGATTTGAAGCCGCTGATCCGGACAGAAGGGGAGAGGGCCTTGTTTGAATTGAACCGGGCCGCGCTTCTGTACGACATGCGTCAATTCAGGGAGGCCGCGGACGTGGTGCTTGAGATTCGTTCGCTGAATCCCGAGTTCGATGCCAAATGTGCCGTGGTAAAGACGAAGATTATGGATGCGCTTTAGAAAGGAAGCATATACGACATGTTAGAGATAGAAGCAATATACAGACAGATTGGAATTCGGCAGAATGTTCTTGCGTTTGGCGGGCAGATTGAGAAAGAACTGAAAGAGCGTTTTGAACAGATCGATCAGATCGCGGAGTATAATCAGTTGAAAGTCATACAGGCCATGCAGGAAAACCGAGTGAGCGAGGGGTGCTTTAACTACGCCAGCGGATACGGATACGACGACCAGGGGCGGGATACATTGGAGGAAGTCTATGCCAGCGTATTCCATACGGAAAGCGCGCTTGTACGCCCGCAGATCGCATGCGGGACCCATGCCTTATCCATCGCCCTTAGCGCGAACCTGCGTCCGGGGGACGAACTGCTGTCCCCGGCAGGAAAGCCTTATGACACGCTGGAAGAAGTAATCGGCATCCGTCCGTCCTGCGGATCGCTGGCGGAATACGGGGTGTCCTACCGCCAGGTAGACCTTTTAGAGGATGGGACCTTTGATTACGATCGCATTCGAAAAGCCATAGGTCCTAAGACCAAGCTGGTGACCATTCAGCGCTCAAAAGGTTACCAGACCAGGCCCAGCTTCTCCGTGAAGCAGATCGGGGAACTGATTGCCTTTGTAAAAGAGATCAACCCAGATATCGTCTGCATGGTCGACAACTGCTACGGCGAGTTCGTGGAGGTCATCGAACCCAGCGACGTTGGGGCGGATATGGTAGTCGGCTCCCTGATCAAGAATCCGGGCGGCGGCCTGGCTCCAATCGGCGGCTATATCGCTGGACGCAAGGATCTGATCGATGCCTGCGGCTACCGTCTGACGTCTCCCGGCCTTGGGAAAGAAGTGGGAGCGTCCCTGGGAGTCATGCAGTCCTTCTACCAGGGCTTATTCCTTGCG
This genomic interval carries:
- the miaA gene encoding tRNA (adenosine(37)-N6)-dimethylallyltransferase MiaA, encoding MKKPLVVLTGPTAVGKTKASIGLAKAIGGEIISADSMQVYRHMDIGSAKIRPEEMQGVPHHLIDVLEPSEEFHVVRFQQMAKAAMEEIYSRGHIPMIVGGTGFYIQAVLYDIDFTENDGDDAYRQELADYADANGPLSLHERLRQVDPKAADAIHPNNTKRVIRALEFCHQTGQKISEHNEKEREKESPYNFVYFVLNDERQKLYERIDRRVDLMIQEGLVEEVSRLKKMGYTRDMVSMQGLGYKEILACLDGECTLEEAIYTIKRDTRHFAKRQITWFKRERQVIWIEKEAYGYDEEKILHTMIKHMEGVLCLEDYSGVPNF
- a CDS encoding aminotransferase class I/II-fold pyridoxal phosphate-dependent enzyme, encoding MLEIEAIYRQIGIRQNVLAFGGQIEKELKERFEQIDQIAEYNQLKVIQAMQENRVSEGCFNYASGYGYDDQGRDTLEEVYASVFHTESALVRPQIACGTHALSIALSANLRPGDELLSPAGKPYDTLEEVIGIRPSCGSLAEYGVSYRQVDLLEDGTFDYDRIRKAIGPKTKLVTIQRSKGYQTRPSFSVKQIGELIAFVKEINPDIVCMVDNCYGEFVEVIEPSDVGADMVVGSLIKNPGGGLAPIGGYIAGRKDLIDACGYRLTSPGLGKEVGASLGVMQSFYQGLFLAPTVVAGALKGAIFAANIYERLGYAVVPNGTESRHDIIQAVEFGTPEGVIAFCKGIQAAAPVDSYVTPEPWAMPGYDSDVIMAAGAFVQGSSIELSADGPIKPPYAVYFQGGLTWPHAKLGILMSLEYLVRDGIITLP